The genomic stretch TCACAGCCGGCCCAGAAGCTTCTCCCCGCCCCGGCGGGCACACCAACTGCCGCGGCTCAATACAATGTCGAAGGAATCCAGGCCTATGATCAAGGCCAATGGGAGCGCGCCAAGCAACGATTCGAGGCGGCTATCCAGGCGTCACCGGAACTGGCGGAAGCCCATTACAACCTCGGCCTGGCGTTGTACAAACTGGGGAATCTCCAAGAGGGCGACAAGCACTTCATGAAGGCGGCCAACCTGGCCCCAGGGCACAAGGTCATCTGGGACTCCCCGCCCCTGCGAAACGTCTACGTGCCGTCCAAGTCCGTCGAGCCTTCCGACGGACACTTCGGCCACCGCCACTAGCAGCTCACGCGCAATATCTTGAGAAAGGAGGGACAGTCCATGGGCGACGATGTGTTCTACGTATTGGTAGGCCTGGTGGCGGGCATGCTGAGCGGGCTCATCGGCATAGGAGGAGGGATCGTGATCGTCCCCGCATTGGTCCTGCTGTTCGGCTTCTCGCAGCACCAGGCTCAAGGGACGACCTTGGCCCTCATGGTGCCGCCGATCGGACTTCCGGCGGCATGGACCTATTACAAACACGGCTCCGTCAACTTCGAGGCTGCCCTGCTCGTGTGCCTCGGCTTCTTCCTGGGCGGTTTCTTCGGAGCCAAGCTTGCGACCGGATTGCCCAACGTCATTCTCGAACGGCTGTTCGGCTTGGCCATGCTCGCGATCGCGCTGAAGATGCTCTTCGCGCGGTGACGGGGCTAACCATGCGGCAAGGAGGAGGCCTCGTGAAAATCCAGAAGCTCGTCATGGGGATTGGCGTCCTGCTCGTGGCCGGTTCGTGGAGTCTGGCCCTGACGATCGCCGGCAATCCCGAGAACGGCCGTCTGATTTACGAGCGGCTCTGTCTTCGCTGCCACGGCGAGGCGCTCGACGGGAAAGGACCGGCAGCGAGATCGCTCAGCGTGCCGCCCGCGGACTTTCACGCCTACTCCTCTCGAGTGAAAGACGATTTCGAGCTGCTGCTGACGATCCAGCGGGGCAGAACGTTCACGGAGATGCACCAATGGGAGGACAAGTTGACGGACAAGGAGATCCGCGACGTCGTCGCCTACATCCGCAGCGCGATCCCCGGTGTCAAGCCATAAGCCGCTGGAGGCGCCGGCACGAGGATGTTAGCAAGCCCGGATCAAATGGATGAAATGATGCCACCGTCTCTTCGACTTGCCCTCATCCTATCGGCTTGCGCCGTCCTGCTCGCGCTAGCGGGCTGCGTGGGCATGTATCCGGACCGTCTCATCGCGCGGCAGGACCATGCCGGGCTCGCCCTCCATTACGCCCACGAGGCTCGAGAGCTGAACGAGAAGGCGCATGAGTGGGAGACCCTGGCCAAGCTGTATGAGAAGCATCCCGACGTGAACGCGAAAGCCGAGACGGCTCAGTTCGCCGAACGTTGCCGGACGATCGCCCGGCACTTGAGGCAGGCAGCGGAGGAAGCCGAGACGCTGGCTGCCGCCCACCAACAGACTCTCTCAAAGAACGCATCCGATCCACGTCCGTGATGAGTTTTGAGTCACCGGCATCGGGGCTCAGGCCGCTTCCAACGGCGAGCAATTGAGCGATCCCCCCAGTCCGTACATGTCGAGGCGTAATGAAACAGGTTGCCCGGCCCCCTCGGTCCCAAATTTCTACACGTGGGAACGGCATGTCAGTGTACGAAATTGTACGCCATACGTAAGCCCTTGATACCCTTGTAACTCACAAGCCATCCTTCGCGATCCTTGAGGCCTGGCTTTTGCTCTGTGCCAGTGGCCTCTCGATTGGGTTCTGAGCCGGTCCGCCAACTCAGAGCTGTCATGACCACTGCTTCATTATCATCCGAGAGCAACAAGCTGTACCGGCGCCTGCCTCTGCTGATCCTCGCCATCGGTCTCATGGCGGTGCTCAGCGGCGTTCTCGCTTTGCGCTACCTCCAAACCAGGATGATCGGCACGGCCGGCGAGGGGCTGGCCCTGGCCGCCTCGGACATCGCAGACAAACTCAGCCACGAACTCTTCGAACGATACACCGGCTTGCAGATCTTCGCCAGGACGGCTGAAACCTACATGCACGACCGTTCAGCCTTGACCGCCTATCTCGAGACGGTACGGCGGGTGTATCCCGTGTATCTCTGGCTTGCCGTCGCCGATGCGACGGGGACGATCATCGCTTCGACCGATCCGGCCAGTGTCGGAAAGGATCGCAGCCGGCAGCCCTGGTTCCAATTCGCCAGCGGCGAAGCTCAGGTCTATGTCGGTGAGGTCTCGTCCTCTCCGGACGCCGGCAAATCGCGGGTCGTCTCGATCGCCGCCCCGATCACCGATCGGCCGGGCCGGTTCGCCGGCGCCGTGGTCGCCCATGTCGGAATAGCAGCACTGGAGGATACGGCGGTCAGGAGCCTCCGCAGCTTCCAGGCTATGAAAGGATACTACGGTCGCCTCGAATATGAGCTGCTGACCAGCTCCGGAGAGGTGTTCGTGGATTCCCTCAAGCGGGGAGAGGAATCATTGAACCTCAAACACCTGGGGCTGCCGTCCGCGGAACTCCTCTCGGCAGGCAAGCCCGGCTACGTGAGCGAGATGCACCTCCGTCGCCACGTCCCCGTCCTCACCGGCTACGCCCAGACGGAGGGCTATGGCCGGTTCCCGGGACTGAAGTGGGGCATCCTCATTCGACTCGACGAACGCGACGTCCTCTCCCCGATCCGCAAGGTACAAAGGGTCCTGGCCCTCGTAGCCGCCCTGGTATTCGTCCCCGTCTTGGGGTTCCTTCTCTGGACCAGCGCTCGGCTCCGTCGCGAGGGGGCCCAGGCGCAGGAACAGCACGCCCGCGCGCAGGAAGCCGAGCAGAGAATCCGCGACATCGTCGAGCACAGCACGAACCTGTTCTATTCGCACACCCCGGACCATGTCCTGACCTACCTGAGCCCTCAGGCTCGAACCTACCTCGGATACGATCCGGCGGAGGCCCGCATTAGATGGACAGAGTTTCTCACTGACAATCCCTGCAATCAAAAGGGCGTCGAGCTGACCCAGCGGGCCATTGACACGGGCCAGGCCCAGCCGCCCTATGAGCTGGAGCTCAAGACGAAGGACGGGCGCGTGATCTGTGTAGAAGTCCATGAAGCGCCCGTCGTGCGGGACGGCAAGACCGTGGCCGTCGTCGGCTCGCTGACCGACATCACCGAGCGCAAGAAAGCGGAAGCGGCTCTGCAGGAGGCCAACGCAAGGCTATCCGCGCTCATCAGCTCGTCGCCGCTCGCCATCGCCGTCCTGAATCCGGACGGCAGGGTGGGCCTGTGGAACCCGGCGGCGGAGGCCATGTTCGGCTGGACGCGCGACGAAATCATCGGGCGCTCGCTCCCGATCGTGCCCCCGGGCCGGATGGAAGAGCACCTAGCCCTCCGGTCCCGGACCTTGAAGGGCGAGGCTATCACCGGGATTGAGCTCGTCAGGCAGAAGAAGAGCGGAGCGTCGATCACGATCAGCCTGTCCACGGCCCCCTTGCGGGACTCCAACGGCACAATCACCGGCATCCTGGGCATCATGACCGACGTCACGCAGGCTAAACAGCTCGAGCACCACGCCCGGAGGTTGGAGCACATGGCACTGCTCGGCCAGTTGATGGGCGGGATCGCGCACGAGATCAAGAACCCCCTGTTCGTCCTGACCGGTTCCATGCAACTGCTGAACGACCGGCTGGCCAACAAGGAATATGCCGACCTTCGGGGCGATCTCGACAGGATGGACGAAGCCGCGAAGCGCATGATGCAGAGCATCCAGCGGTTCCTGACCCTGGCGCGGCCGGCCCCTCCGGCACAGGAGGTTTGCGCGGTGCAGGCCATCCTCCAGCAAACCCTGGACTTTCTGCGTCACGAATTTCTCACGAATCAGGTCAGTGTGGAGGCCAATCTCACCCCCGATCTCCCTTCTATTGAGTCCGATCCGAGGCTGCTCCAAGAGGTCTTCCTGAACCTCGTTGTGAACGCGGTCCAGGCCATGCGCGAGGCGCACGGGAAGGGGAAGCTGACCGCGTCTCCGCGTCCCCGCGTCCCCGCGTCGGATCATGCAGGACACGGCGACACGGAGAAGGGGCGACGCAGCGACATTGACCACTGGATTGAAGTCAGGATCCAGGACGACGGGCCGGGGGTCGCGCCGGAGCACCGGGACAAGCTCTTCGAGCCCTTCTTCACAACGAAGCCGCCCGGCATCGGCACCGGGCTCGGCCTCTGGACCGTGCGCTCTAACCTGACCACGCTCGGCGGCGCCGTGACCTTCGAGACCGAGGTCGGACAGGGCACCACCTTCATCGTCCGACTGCCTCTGGTGAGAGAACAGACGCGGGGATGGGGGGGACACGGAGGCGCGGTGAGTGAGAACCGACGCAGAGACACGGCGAAGGGGTGAAACGGCGAGCGCCGCGTCTCCCCGTCTCCCTTTCCCCGCGTCGCTTTTGCCTCCGCGTCGGCTGCCCAAGGCGCCCCGTGACCCGTTCCCCTTCCCAGTCCGGGCGGCTTCGTGGATAATGCCATCCCATGCCCTGGTTGGTCTTCCTCCTCAGCGCCGTCGCCGTCGTCCTCGCCGGGACGAAACTCTCGGAGTACGGCGATGAGATCTCGGAACTCACCGGCCTCGGCCGCCTGTGGATCGGCGTGGTCTTCATGGCCGCCGCCACCTCCCTGCCGGAAGTGTTCACCACCGTGAGCGCCGCCTGGCTGGGCGCCCCGAACCTGGCGGCCGGGGACCTTTTCGGCGCGGTCATGACCAACATGTTGACCTTGGGGATCATTGACCTGGTCCATCGCCAGAAGCGCGTGTGGCAGCAGGCGGCCCTCGGGCATACGCTGGTCGCCTCCCTGGCCATGGCACTGGTCGGCCTCGCCGCCCTGTTCGTCACGGTGAAGCTCAACGTGGCCCTCTGGGGCATCGGGCTCGACAGCTCGCTGCTCATCCTCGTCTACGTCCTGGGCATGCGGGTTGTGTTTCGTCAGGAGGACGTGGAACGCCGGCGGAGGGAGCAGGAACGGATCGTGGAGGCGCTGGAGGCGGCGGAAGCGCGGACCGAAGGCCGGAAGGCCGAGCTTCGCCGGGCGGCGGTCGGCTTCGCCGCCTCCGCCCTGGCTCTGCTGGCCGCCGCGCCGTTCCTGGCCTCCTCGGCCAGGGAGATCGCCGACCTGACCGGCATCGGCACGACGCTCATCGGCACGACGCTGGTCGCCCTCACCACGTCGCTGCCGGAGCTGGTCACCTCGCTGGCCGCCGTGCGCCTGGGCGCCTTCGACCTGGCCGTGGGCAACCTCTTCGGCAGCAACGCCTTCAACATGAGCGCGTTCTTCTTCGCGGACCTGGCCTACCGGTCCGGGCCCCTGCTCGGCTCCGTACAGGGCGCGCACGTCGCCACGGCCCTGTTCGGCATTCTCCTGATGAACGTGGGGCTGATGGGGATCATCTACCGGGCGGAGAAGCGCTTTCTCTTCATCGAGCCGGACAGCCTGCTCATGATCGTGGGCTACACTCTGGGGATTTGGGTCCTGTTCCGGCTGGCGGGATGAAGACGACGACGAATCCGGAACGCCGAACGATGAACGGACCATGGCACGCGACGGCGCCGGAGGCGTTGGCCGGCGAGCTGCACACGAGCCTGGACTCGGGGCTGAGCGGCCGCGACGCCCGCGAGCGGCTCGCCGCGCAGGGGCCCAACGTCCTGCCGGAGGCGCCGCCCGCGTCTCCGCTCCGCCTGTTCCTGGCGCAGTTCGAGAGCCTCATCATCTGGGTCCTGATCGGCGCGGCGGTTCTGTCCGGGCTGCTCGGCGAATGGGTGGACCTCGGGGCCATCCTCGCCATCGTGCTGCTCAACGCCCTGCTCGGCTTCGTCCAGGAATACAAGGCGGAGCGATCGCTGGCGGCGCTCAAGAAGCTCTCGACCGCGACCGCCCGCGTGATCCGGGACGGCGCCGTGCACGTCGTGCCCGCGAGCGACCTGGTTCCCGGCGACCTGATCCTGGTGGAGGCGGGCGACCACGTGCCGGCCGACGCCCGGCTGGTCTATGCCACGGCGCTCCGGACCCATGAAGCCTCACTGACCGGCGAGTCCACGCCCGTGGACAAGACCGCCCGGGCTCTGACCGGCGACCGGCTGCCGCTGGCCGACCGAACCAACCTGCTCTTCCTCGGAACCAGCGTCACGGCCGGCAAGGGCCGGGCGCTCGTGGTCGCCACCGGCACCGGGACCGAGCTGGGCCGCATCGCCAGCCTGCTGCAGAAGGCGCCGGTCGAGCCGACCCCGTTGCAGAAGCGGCTGGGGCAGCTCGGCCACTTCCTGCTCTTCCTATCCCTGGGCATCGTGACGGTCGTCTTCCTGCTGGGCCTCTGGCGGGGCGAGCCGCTCGTGGGCATGTTCCTCACCGCAGTCA from Nitrospirota bacterium encodes the following:
- a CDS encoding tetratricopeptide repeat protein, with the translated sequence MAWKALTPIGLAVTLLGSSGCASQPAQKLLPAPAGTPTAAAQYNVEGIQAYDQGQWERAKQRFEAAIQASPELAEAHYNLGLALYKLGNLQEGDKHFMKAANLAPGHKVIWDSPPLRNVYVPSKSVEPSDGHFGHRH
- a CDS encoding TSUP family transporter; amino-acid sequence: MGDDVFYVLVGLVAGMLSGLIGIGGGIVIVPALVLLFGFSQHQAQGTTLALMVPPIGLPAAWTYYKHGSVNFEAALLVCLGFFLGGFFGAKLATGLPNVILERLFGLAMLAIALKMLFAR
- a CDS encoding cytochrome c, with translation MKIQKLVMGIGVLLVAGSWSLALTIAGNPENGRLIYERLCLRCHGEALDGKGPAARSLSVPPADFHAYSSRVKDDFELLLTIQRGRTFTEMHQWEDKLTDKEIRDVVAYIRSAIPGVKP
- a CDS encoding PAS domain S-box protein, with amino-acid sequence MTTASLSSESNKLYRRLPLLILAIGLMAVLSGVLALRYLQTRMIGTAGEGLALAASDIADKLSHELFERYTGLQIFARTAETYMHDRSALTAYLETVRRVYPVYLWLAVADATGTIIASTDPASVGKDRSRQPWFQFASGEAQVYVGEVSSSPDAGKSRVVSIAAPITDRPGRFAGAVVAHVGIAALEDTAVRSLRSFQAMKGYYGRLEYELLTSSGEVFVDSLKRGEESLNLKHLGLPSAELLSAGKPGYVSEMHLRRHVPVLTGYAQTEGYGRFPGLKWGILIRLDERDVLSPIRKVQRVLALVAALVFVPVLGFLLWTSARLRREGAQAQEQHARAQEAEQRIRDIVEHSTNLFYSHTPDHVLTYLSPQARTYLGYDPAEARIRWTEFLTDNPCNQKGVELTQRAIDTGQAQPPYELELKTKDGRVICVEVHEAPVVRDGKTVAVVGSLTDITERKKAEAALQEANARLSALISSSPLAIAVLNPDGRVGLWNPAAEAMFGWTRDEIIGRSLPIVPPGRMEEHLALRSRTLKGEAITGIELVRQKKSGASITISLSTAPLRDSNGTITGILGIMTDVTQAKQLEHHARRLEHMALLGQLMGGIAHEIKNPLFVLTGSMQLLNDRLANKEYADLRGDLDRMDEAAKRMMQSIQRFLTLARPAPPAQEVCAVQAILQQTLDFLRHEFLTNQVSVEANLTPDLPSIESDPRLLQEVFLNLVVNAVQAMREAHGKGKLTASPRPRVPASDHAGHGDTEKGRRSDIDHWIEVRIQDDGPGVAPEHRDKLFEPFFTTKPPGIGTGLGLWTVRSNLTTLGGAVTFETEVGQGTTFIVRLPLVREQTRGWGGHGGAVSENRRRDTAKG
- a CDS encoding sodium:calcium antiporter is translated as MPWLVFLLSAVAVVLAGTKLSEYGDEISELTGLGRLWIGVVFMAAATSLPEVFTTVSAAWLGAPNLAAGDLFGAVMTNMLTLGIIDLVHRQKRVWQQAALGHTLVASLAMALVGLAALFVTVKLNVALWGIGLDSSLLILVYVLGMRVVFRQEDVERRRREQERIVEALEAAEARTEGRKAELRRAAVGFAASALALLAAAPFLASSAREIADLTGIGTTLIGTTLVALTTSLPELVTSLAAVRLGAFDLAVGNLFGSNAFNMSAFFFADLAYRSGPLLGSVQGAHVATALFGILLMNVGLMGIIYRAEKRFLFIEPDSLLMIVGYTLGIWVLFRLAG